In Callithrix jacchus isolate 240 chromosome 18, calJac240_pri, whole genome shotgun sequence, one DNA window encodes the following:
- the SEMA6C gene encoding semaphorin-6C isoform X5 — translation MGPAWPLQHLAGDTCRDHVFSFDLQAQEEGEGLVPNKYLTWRSQDVENCAVRGKLTDECYNYIRVLLPWDSQTLLACGTNSFSPVCRSYGITSLQQEGEELSGQARCPFDATQSNVAVFAEGSLYSATAADFQASDAVVYRSLGPQPPLRSAKYDSKWLREPHFVHALEHGDHVYFFFREVSVEDARLGRVQFSRVARVCKRDMGGSPRALDRHWTSFLKLRLNCSVPGDSTFYFDVLQALTGPVNLHGRSALFGVFTTQTNSIPGSAVCAFYLDEIERGFEGKFKEQRSLDGAWTPVSEDRVPSPRYPRRSCFCGGRCCLLLQDGIMRRGPGSCAGIGGAALFSSSRDLPDDVLTFIKAHPLLDPAVPPATHQPLLTLTSRALLTQVAVDGMAGPHSNITVMFLGSNDGTVLKVLPPGGRSGGPEPILLEEIDAYSPARCSGKRAALTARRIIGLELDTEGHRLFVAFSGCIVYLPLSRCARHGACQRSCLASQDPYCGWHSSRGCVDIRGPGGTDVDQAGNQESMEHGDCQDGATGSQSGPGDSAYVLPGPDLGTLSPPSDAHPRPQSSTLGAYTRGVRRDLPPASASRSVPIPLLLASVAAAFALGASVSGLLVSCACRRAHRRRGKDIETPGLPRPLSLRSLARLHGGGPEPPPPSKDGDAVQTPQLYTTFLPPPEGVPPPELACLPTPESTPELPVKHLRAAGDPWEWNQNRNNAKEGPGRSRGGNAGGGFAPRVLVRPPPPGCPGQAVEVTTLEELLRYLHGPQPPRKGAEPPLPLTSRALPPEPAPALLGGSGPRSPECAQPLRLDVPPEVRCAAAPARPALSAPAPRLGVGGGRRLSFSSHRAPPALLTRVPSGGTSRYSGGPGRHLLYLGRPEGYRGRALKRVDMEKPQLSPKPPLVGPSSRQAVPNGGHFNF, via the exons ATGGGACCTGCATGGCCACTGCAGCATCTTGCAGGGGACACATGCAG GGATCACGTTTTCTCCTTTGATCTTCAAGCCCAAGAAGAAGGGGAGGGGCTGGTGCCCAACAAG TATCTAACATGGAGGAGCCAAGATGTGGAGAACTGTGCTGTGCGGGGAAAGCTGACG GACGAGTGCTACAACTATATTCGTGTTCTTCTTCCCTGGGACTCCCAGACGCTCCTTGCCTGTGGAACGAACTCATTCAGCCCTGTGTGCCGCAGCTATGGG ATAACTTCGCTGCAGCAGGAGGGTGAGGAGCTGAGTGGGCAGGCTCGATGCCCCTTTGACGCCACCCAGTCCAACGTGGCCGTCTTTGCAG AGGGCAGCCTGTACTCAGCCACAGCTGCGGATTTCCAGGCCAGTGATGCTGTAGTTTACAGAAGCCTCGGGCCTCAGCCCCCACTCCGCTCCGCCAAGTACGACTCCAAGTGGCTCCGAG AGCCACACTTTGTCCATGCCCTGGAGCATGGAGACCATGTCTACTTCTTCTTCCGCGAGGTCTCTGTGGAGGATGCCCGACTGGGGAGG GTGCAGTTCTCCCGAGTAGCCCGAGTGTGTAAACGTGACATGGGCGGCTCGCCTCGGGCCTTGGACCGCCACTGGACATCCTTCCTGAAGCTGCGGCTCAACTGCTCTGTCCCTGGGGACTCTACTTTCTATTTTGACGTCTTACAGGCCCTGACTGGGCCTGTGAACCTGCATGGCCGCTCTGCTCTCTTTGGGGTCTTCACTACCCAGACCAATAG CATCCCTGGCTCTGCTGTCTGCGCCTTCTACCTGGATGAGATTGAGCGTGGGTTTGAGGGCAAGTTCAAGGAGCAGAGGAGTCTGgatggggcctggactcctgtgtctgaGGACAGGGTCCCCTCACCCAGGTACCCAAGACGGAGTTGCTTTTGTGGGGGCAGATGCTGTTTGCTTCTGCAAGACGGGATTATGAGGAGGGG GCCAGGATCCTGTGCAGGAATAGGGGGAGCTGCCTTGTTCTCCTCTTCTCGAGACCTCCCTGATGACGTCCTGACCTTCATCAAGGCTCACCCGCTGCTGGACCCCGCTGTGCCACCTGCCACCCATCAGCCTCTACTCACTCTCACTAGCAG GGCCCTACTGACCCAGGTAGCTGTGGATGGCATGGCTGGTCCCCACAGTAACATCACAGTCATGTTCCTTGGCTCCAATGACGGGACAGTGCTGAAGGTGCTGCCCCCAGGTGGGCGATCTGGGGGACCTGAGCCGATCCTCCTGGAAGAGATTGATGCCTACAGCCCTGCCAG GTGCAGTGGGAAGCGGGCAGCCCTAACAGCACGACGGATCATAGGGCTGGAGCTGGACACTGAGGGTCACAGGCTCTTTGTGGCTTTTTCTGGCTGTATTGTCTACCTCCCTCTCAGCCGGTGTGCCCGGCatggggcctgtcagag GAGCTGTCTAGCTTCTCAGGACCCATACTGTGGATGGCACAGCTCCAGAGGCTGTGTGGATATCAGGGGACCTGGTGG GACTGATGTGGATCAGGCTGGGAACCAGGAATCCATGGAGCATGGTGACTGCCAAG ACGGAGCTACTGGGAGTCAGTCTGGCCCTGGGGATTCTGCTTATG TGCTTCCTGGTCCTGACCTTGGGACCCTCAGTCCCCCCAGTGATGCCCACCCCCGGCCCCAGTCTTCCACTCTTGGAGCTTACACTCGGG GCGTGCGCCGGGAcctgcccccagcctcagcctcccgctcCGTCCCCATCCCACTCCTCCTGGCCAGTGTGGCCGCAGCTTTCGCCCTGGGCGCCTCAGTTTCTGGCCTTCTGGTCTCCTGTGCTTGTCGCCGCGCCCACCGACGTCGAGGCAAGGACATCGAGACTCCGGGGCTCCCGCGCCCTCTTTCCCTCCGCAGTTTGGCCCGGCTCCACGGTGGGGGCCCAGAGCCCCCGCCGCCCTCCAAGGACGGCGACGCGGTGCAGACGCCGCAGCTGTACACCACCTTCCTGCCGCCTCCCGAGGGCGTGCCCCCGCCGGAGCTGGCCTGCCTGCCCACCCCCGAGTCCACGCCGGAGCTGCCGGTCAAGCACCTCCGCGCCGCCGGGGACCCCTGGGAGTGGAACCAGAACAGAAACAACGCCAAGGAGGGCCCGGGCCGCTCTCGGGGCGGGAACGCGGGGGGCGGGTTCGCTCCCCGCGTGCTGGTGAGGCCGCCACCTCCCGGCTGTCCCGGGCAGGCGGTGGAAGTCACCACCCTGGAGGAATTGCTGCGCTACCTGCACGGTCCGCAACCGCCCAGGAAGGGGGCCGAGCCCCCACTTCCTTTAACCTCGCGGGCGCTCCCGCCGGAGCCCGCCCCCGCCCTCTTGGGTGGCTCCGGACCCCGGTCCCCGGAGTGCGCCCAGCCGCTGAGGCTGGACGTGCCCCCCGAGGTCAGGTGCGCCGCTGCCCCCGCCCGACCCGCGCTCTCCGCCCCCGCTCCCCGGCTGGGCGTCGGCGGGGGCCGGAGGTTGTCTTTCTCCAGCCACCGGGCCCCCCCTGCCCTGCTCACTCGAGTCCCCTCGGGGGGTACCTCCAGGTACTCCGGGGGGCCCGGGAGGCACCTCCTGTACCTAGGCCGGCCCGAGGGCTACCGGGGCCGCGCCCTGAAGAGGGTGGACATGGAGAAGCCCCAGCTGTCCCCGAAGCCTCCCCTCGTCGGGCCCTCCTCCCGCCAGGCCGTCCCGAATGGCGGCCATTTCAACTTTTAA